A single region of the Triticum dicoccoides isolate Atlit2015 ecotype Zavitan chromosome 2B, WEW_v2.0, whole genome shotgun sequence genome encodes:
- the LOC119365614 gene encoding FCS-Like Zinc finger 2-like encodes MAASAACSFFFFDAEPLSEPGMPAQDACALCTKPLARDSDIFMYKGDTPFCSEECRDEQMQLDAIAARQAARRQQRFSSGTEARSGHQESRKVSVAS; translated from the coding sequence ATGGCGGCATCAGCGGCCTGCTCCTTCTTTTTCTTCGACGCCGAGCCGCTCAGCGAGCCCGGCATGCCGGCGCAGGACGCGTGCGCGCTCTGCACCAAGCCGCTGGCGCGCGACAGCGACATCTTCATGTACAAGGGCGACACGCCCTTCTGCAGCGAGGAGTGCCGCGACGAGCAGATGCAgctcgacgccatcgccgccaggcAGGCCGCCCGGAGGCAGCAGCGGTTCTCGTCGGGAACGGAGGCCCGCAGCGGGCACCAGGAGTCCAGGAAGGTGTCCGTCGCGAGCTAG